Within the Synechococcales cyanobacterium CNB genome, the region CGAGGGCGCGAAGTACGTGATGTCGCCGCCCTTGCGAGAGAAGAGGCATCAGGCCTTCCTGTGGAATGCCGTCCGCGGACGGGAGATATCCACGATCGGCACCGACCATGCGCCGTTTGACTATCGGGGGCAGAAGGAGATCGGCCGCGGCGATTTCACGAAGATCCCCAACGGCGTGCCCTCTCTCCAGGAGCGGATCACGCTCGTCTACACCCACGGTGTCGCTTCCGGGCGCATCGACCTGCACACATTTGTTGACGCCTGCTCGACGCAGGCTGCCCGAATCTTCGGGATGTACCCGATGAAGGGCACGATCGCCGTGGGCAGCGACGCGGACGTGGTCGTATGGGATCCGTCCTGGAGGGGAGTGCTCTCGCAGCGTACGTCGCTGTCGCGCGTGGACTACTGCGCGTTCGAGGGCTGGCCAGTGCAGGGTCGGGCAAGCGTGGTGACCGTGCGCGGCGAGGTGCAGGCGAGGAACGGCGAGTTCGTCGGCACGATCGGTCGGGGTCGGTTCATCTCACGTGAGCCGACGCACTTCTGATCGGGAAGGATCAGTTGCGGGCGAGCCGTTCGCTCTGTTCCGTGACGCGATCACCCTCCCAGACCGAGTCGCCGCTCGCAGTGTTGGCATCGTCGGTTCGATGGGTGATGCCTCGCTCGGTTTGGAGGCGCACGAGTTCGGCGTGCGTCGTGAAGTACTGGAGGGAGTGGCCGCGGAACTCGTCAACGGCCTGGAAGCCGTGGCGGGCCATGAACGCCGACAACCCTTCACGCAGCGTTTCGATCAGGCCGTAGCCGAACTTCATGACCCCGGTGCAGACTTGGACGGTGTGCGCGCCGGTGAGGATGAACTGGGCGGCGTCCGTGCCCGACTCGACGCCGCCGATGGCGTGGAGCGTCGCGTGGGGGAACTCACCCGGCCGGGCCGGCTGGCCGGGGGCAAGGATGGGCTGCCCGTTGCCGCCACCGAACATCATGGTGCCGAGTTCCATCACCATGCGCAGGGCGATGGGTCGGACGGCCTTCGAAGAGTAACCGCCGGCGACGGAGTACCCCTCGACCGTCGGCTCGGGGCGGAGCGTGTCGAGGTTGATGCCCATGACGCAGAGGATGGTGTTGATCGCGCTGATGCCGTCGCATCCGGCATGGAGCGCCGCTCGTGCGGGTTCTTCGACGTGGGTGACGTTCGGCGTCATCTTGGCCCAGATCGGCACACGGGCGACCTCGCGGACCCAGCCGCAGACCTCGGAGAGGATCGCTGGATCCTGACCCATCGCCGACCCCATGCGGCGTTCCGGCAGGCCGTGCGGGCACGAGAAGTTCAGCTCGAGGGCGTCGACGCCGGTGTCCTGGACACGCTCGACAATCTCATGCCAGGCGTCTCGGCGGCACTCCTCCATGATCGACGCGATGAGGACGCGGTCGGGGTAGCGGTCCTTGAGCCGCCGGAAGTCGTCGAGCCAGTCGCCGAGATCGCGGTCGCTGATGAGCTCGATGTTCTCCCAGCCGTAGATTTCGCGTGAAGCGCCGGCCCGGAGACGGGCGTAGCGGGGCGCGACGTTCACGATCCGGGAGGCGTCGAGGCAGACGGTCTTGGCGACGACCGCGCCCCAGCCCTCGTCGAAGGCGCGTGCGATGACGTTGGCGTTCGTGCCCGGCGGCCCCGAGGCGATGACGAACGGGTTGGAGAGGCGCAGGCCGTGGACGGTGACGCTCAGGTCGGGCATCAGGTCGGTTCCGGTCGTGGGAGGGAGCCCCCGGGCACGGGGAACAGGACTATAGCGCGGCACGCGGTTCTGCCGATCGGAGCGGATCGCATGGCGTTGG harbors:
- the preA gene encoding NAD-dependent dihydropyrimidine dehydrogenase subunit PreA — encoded protein: MPDLSVTVHGLRLSNPFVIASGPPGTNANVIARAFDEGWGAVVAKTVCLDASRIVNVAPRYARLRAGASREIYGWENIELISDRDLGDWLDDFRRLKDRYPDRVLIASIMEECRRDAWHEIVERVQDTGVDALELNFSCPHGLPERRMGSAMGQDPAILSEVCGWVREVARVPIWAKMTPNVTHVEEPARAALHAGCDGISAINTILCVMGINLDTLRPEPTVEGYSVAGGYSSKAVRPIALRMVMELGTMMFGGGNGQPILAPGQPARPGEFPHATLHAIGGVESGTDAAQFILTGAHTVQVCTGVMKFGYGLIETLREGLSAFMARHGFQAVDEFRGHSLQYFTTHAELVRLQTERGITHRTDDANTASGDSVWEGDRVTEQSERLARN